Proteins from a single region of Primulina tabacum isolate GXHZ01 chromosome 5, ASM2559414v2, whole genome shotgun sequence:
- the LOC142544601 gene encoding MOB kinase activator-like 1A encodes MSMFGIGSSKNKKTFRRRKNSPSGSKGLLLKQRIESTLGEYGNLREVVVLPPGEDLNEWLAVNTVDFFNQVSVLYATLTEFCTPENCPKMSAGPKYEYRWADGVTVKKPIEVSAPKYVEYLMDWIEAQLEDESIFPQKIGVPFPPNFQDIVKTILKRLFRVYGHIYHSHFQKILSLEAHLNTCFKHFVLFTSEFGLIAKEELEPLNEIIEPMLRS; translated from the exons ATGAGTATGTTCGGAATTGGAAGCAG CAAAAACAAGAAAACTTTCCGTCGTAGGAAGAATTCCCCCTCTGGCAGTAAG GGTTTGCTGCTAAAGCAGCGTATTGAATCTACGTTGGGTGAGTATGGCAACTTAAGGGAAGTTGTGGTACTTCCACCAGGGGAGGATCTTAACGAATGGTTGGCCGTAAATA CTGTTGACTTCTTTAATCAAGTAAGCGTTCTTTATGCGACTCTAACAGAGTTTTGCACACCAGAAAATTGTCCTAAGATGTCAGCTGGACCGAA GTATGAGTACCGATGGGCTGATGGTGTGACCGTAAAGAAGCCTATAGAGGTATCTGCACCAAAATATGTCGAGTATTTAATGGACTGGATCGAAGCTCAGCTCGAGGATGAGTCCATCTTCCCTCAAAAAATAG GCGTACCCTTTCCTCCGAACTTCCAAGACATCGTGAAAACCATACTAAAACGTCTTTTCCGTGTGTATGGGCATATATATCACTCACATTTCCAGAAGATTTTGAGTCTAGAAGCTCATCTGAACACTTGCTTTAAGCATTTTGTTCTGTTTACTTCG GAATTCGGGTTGATCGCCAAGGAAGAACTCGAACCCCTTAACGAGATAATCGAGCCGATGCTGCGATCCTAG
- the LOC142545652 gene encoding uncharacterized protein LOC142545652 isoform X1, with translation MDCQLKTLYDKNNLMPSSTIDGCDYIYKASWVIEFLKKKSSIQEFFTVWHLLAADILMDGSFPSVTLEESKIFQKIDRQLYTILVRDLWRNPLDCLQIMGLWLWFERSGFSNAVSKILSQPVFLINELADEAMACLKCMDDAQFPLQFEATEIPLTQSIVQKDLTLKYFHLRRLTVYHEIQTLIMQVYIPVLSDIMEKACYGGFGESLNDSQMSMQGHAASGLNPMMAQSSYDDPLMQSFSNINIQVDTCPSQSNVVQANEPALYVRTMFATFSKGYPVSESEIRQFFSRIYGNCIESVHMQEVKVNEQALYARVVFHSPAFIDSILSGTSKAKFSINGKHVWMRKFVPNNGRPEP, from the exons ATGGATTGTCAGTTGAAGACTCTTTAtg ATAAAAACAACTTAATGCCTTCATCTACCATCGATGGATGTGATTATATTTATAAAGCGAGTTGGGTCATAGAGTTCCTTAAGAAAAAAAGTTCTATTCAAGAATTTTTTACC GTTTGGCATCTCCTGGCTGCGGATATTCTCATGGATGGTTCATTTCCCTCTGTTACGCTAGAGGAATCCAAGATTTTTCAGAAGATTGATAGACAACTGTACACCATTCTTGTGCGAGATCTTTGGCGAAACCCCTTAGACTGCCTGCAGATCATGGGACTGTGGCTTTGGTTCGAACGGTCAGGCTTTAGCAATGCCGTAAGTAAGATCTTGTCGCAACCTGTGTTTCTTATCAACGAACTAGCTGATGAGGCCATGGCATGCCTCAAGTGCATGGATGATGCCCAGTTCCCGCTCCAATTTGAAGCAACTGAAATTCCGCTCACTCAGAGCATCGTGCAAAAGGATCTCACTCTCAAATATTTCCACCTCCGTCGACTTACTGTTTACCATGAAATTCAAACCCTGATTATGCAAGTTTACATCCCTGTACTATCCGACATTATGGAGAAAGCCTGTTATGGTGGTTTTGGTGAAAGCTTGAACGATAGCCAAATGAGCATGCAAGGCCATGCTGCATCAGGTTTGAACCCGATGATGGCACAGTCATCTTATGACGACCCTTTGATGCAAAGCTTCTCTAACATAAACATTCAAGTAGACACCTGTCCTTCCCAAAGCAACGTGGTTCAGGCAAACGAGCCGGCACTATACGTGAGGACCATGTTTGCTACATTCTCTAAAGGCTACCCCGTCTCTGAAAGTGAAATAAGGCAATTCTTCTCAAGGATCTATGGGAACTGCATAGAGTCGGTCCACATGCAAGAGGTTAAGGTCAATGAACAAGCTCTCTATGCAAGAGTCGTATTCCACAGTCCAGCTTTTATAGACAGCATTCTCAGTGGGACGAGCAAAGCAAAATTTTCCATCAATGGTAAGCATGTCTGGATGCGTAAATTTGTTCCCAACAACGGTAGGCCAGAGCCATGA
- the LOC142545652 gene encoding uncharacterized protein LOC142545652 isoform X2: protein MVWHLLAADILMDGSFPSVTLEESKIFQKIDRQLYTILVRDLWRNPLDCLQIMGLWLWFERSGFSNAVSKILSQPVFLINELADEAMACLKCMDDAQFPLQFEATEIPLTQSIVQKDLTLKYFHLRRLTVYHEIQTLIMQVYIPVLSDIMEKACYGGFGESLNDSQMSMQGHAASGLNPMMAQSSYDDPLMQSFSNINIQVDTCPSQSNVVQANEPALYVRTMFATFSKGYPVSESEIRQFFSRIYGNCIESVHMQEVKVNEQALYARVVFHSPAFIDSILSGTSKAKFSINGKHVWMRKFVPNNGRPEP, encoded by the exons Atg GTTTGGCATCTCCTGGCTGCGGATATTCTCATGGATGGTTCATTTCCCTCTGTTACGCTAGAGGAATCCAAGATTTTTCAGAAGATTGATAGACAACTGTACACCATTCTTGTGCGAGATCTTTGGCGAAACCCCTTAGACTGCCTGCAGATCATGGGACTGTGGCTTTGGTTCGAACGGTCAGGCTTTAGCAATGCCGTAAGTAAGATCTTGTCGCAACCTGTGTTTCTTATCAACGAACTAGCTGATGAGGCCATGGCATGCCTCAAGTGCATGGATGATGCCCAGTTCCCGCTCCAATTTGAAGCAACTGAAATTCCGCTCACTCAGAGCATCGTGCAAAAGGATCTCACTCTCAAATATTTCCACCTCCGTCGACTTACTGTTTACCATGAAATTCAAACCCTGATTATGCAAGTTTACATCCCTGTACTATCCGACATTATGGAGAAAGCCTGTTATGGTGGTTTTGGTGAAAGCTTGAACGATAGCCAAATGAGCATGCAAGGCCATGCTGCATCAGGTTTGAACCCGATGATGGCACAGTCATCTTATGACGACCCTTTGATGCAAAGCTTCTCTAACATAAACATTCAAGTAGACACCTGTCCTTCCCAAAGCAACGTGGTTCAGGCAAACGAGCCGGCACTATACGTGAGGACCATGTTTGCTACATTCTCTAAAGGCTACCCCGTCTCTGAAAGTGAAATAAGGCAATTCTTCTCAAGGATCTATGGGAACTGCATAGAGTCGGTCCACATGCAAGAGGTTAAGGTCAATGAACAAGCTCTCTATGCAAGAGTCGTATTCCACAGTCCAGCTTTTATAGACAGCATTCTCAGTGGGACGAGCAAAGCAAAATTTTCCATCAATGGTAAGCATGTCTGGATGCGTAAATTTGTTCCCAACAACGGTAGGCCAGAGCCATGA
- the LOC142545653 gene encoding subtilisin-like protease SBT1.8: MGLNSGIFSHGICFCATFFIFQTFLVSVLAKKTYIVRVKHHQKPVSYSTHSEWYADHLSSFSPESLLYTYDAAYHGFAAVLDLEEVESLRRLDSVIGVYEDRIYSLHTTRTPEFLGLDAQLSPWTGHGLQELNRALQDVVVGVLDTGVWPESKSFNDVDMPDVPSRWRGECESAHDFNPKIHCNKKLIGARFFSKGYTQMVSSLKMKDLQSPRDFDGHGTHTASTAAGSEVANASLFGYARGKARGMATQARLATYKVCWKTGCLGSDILAGMDRAIRDGVDVLSLSLGGGSETYARDTIAIGAFSAMEKGIFVSCSAGNSGPAKSSLTNVAPWIMTVGAGTIDRDFPAFATLGNGKKYTGVSLYSGKGMGEEEVELVYNKGKNSSNNLCLAGSLDPTIVRGKVVLCDRGINARVEKGAVVRDAGGVGMILANTAESGEELVADSHLLPTVAVGRKVGDKIRQYVKTQKNPRALLGFGGTVVNVKPSPVVAAFSSRGPNTITPQILKPDIIGPGVNILAAWSEAVGPTGLEVDTRKSRFNIISGTSMSCPHISGLAALLKAAHPNWSPSAIKSALMTTAYVLDTTNSPLRDAADYSLSTPFAHGSGHVDPQRALNPGLVYDATPQDYITFLCSLNYTLGMIETISKRPNVTCDRRFHDPGQLNYPSFSVLFGKSRVVPYSRELTNVGAAGSVYNVSVETPANVAVIVKPSSLLFKIVGDKRRFTATFVLKKGTNGSSGNGFGSITWSNAQHQVKSPVSFSWVRV; encoded by the exons ATGGGGTTAAACTCCGGGATTTTCTCCCATGGGATCTGCTTTTGTGCCACCTTTTTTATTTTCCAGACCTTTTTGGTTTCGGTACTAGCCAAGAAAACCTACATTGTTCGTGTTAAGCACCACCAAAAACCCGTTTCTTATTCGACCCATAGTGAATGGTACGCCGACCATTTGAGTTCCTTTTCCCCGGAGTCTCTTCTGTATACCTATGACGCCGCTTATCATGGCTTCGCCGCCGTGCTGGATCTGGAGGAGGTAGAGTCCCTCCGAAGATTGGATTCTGTTATCGGAGTCTATGAGGACAGAATTTACTCCCTGCACACCACTCGTACTCCAGAGTTTCTCGGGCTGGATGCTCAGCTCAGCCCGTGGACAGGCCACGGTCTGCAGGAACTCAATCGGGCATTACAAGATGTTGTCGTCGGGGTTTTGGATACAGGGGTCTGGCCTGAATCAAAGTCCTTCAACGACGTCGATATGCCTGATGTGCCATCCAGATGGCGCGGCGAATGTGAATCTGCGCACGATTTCAATCCCAAAATCCACTGCAATAAGAAACTTATTGGTGCGAGGTTTTTCTccaaaggttatactcaaatgGTGTCGAGTTTGAAGATGAAGGATTTGCAATCCCCGCGCGATTTCGATGGCCATGGAACTCACACGGCAAGCACTGCCGCTGGGTCTGAAGTGGCGAATGCCAGTCTCTTTGGGTACGCGAGGGGAAAAGCCCGAGGTATGGCCACCCAAGCCAGATTGGCGACCTACAAAGTTTGCTGGAAAACAGGTTGTCTTGGTTCCGACATACTAGCCGGAATGGACCGTGCAATACGCGACGGAGTCGACGTCTTATCTTTATCCCTTGGCGGTGGATCTGAGACGTACGCGCGCGATACAATCGCGATAGGAGCTTTCTCTGCGATGGAGAAGGGGATTTTCGTGTCATGTTCAGCAGGAAATAGTGGGCCTGCTAAATCTTCACTGACGAATGTTGCGCCATGGATTATGACTGTTGGTGCCGGCACAATAGACCGGGATTTTCCGGCGTTTGCCACATTAGGAAACGGGAAGAAGTACACTGGTGTATCATTGTACAGTGGAAAAGGCATGGGTGAGGAGGAGGTAGAATTAGTATACAATAAAGGCAAGAACAGTTCAAACAATTTGTGCTTAGCAGGATCCCTAGATCCAACAATAGTTCGTGGGAAAGTGGTGCTGTGTGACAGAGGGATCAACGCGAGGGTGGAGAAAGGTGCGGTGGTGAGGGACGCTGGTGGGGTTGGAATGATACTGGCGAACACGGCGGAGAGCGGGGAGGAGCTGGTAGCAGACAGCCACCTATTGCCGACGGTAGCAGTCGGGAGGAAAGTGGGTGATAAGATAAGACAGTACGTGAAAACCCAGAAGAACCCGAGGGCGCTTCTGGGCTTCGGTGGGACGGTGGTGAACGTGAAACCGTCTCCGGTGGTGGCGGCGTTCAGTTCGAGGGGCCCCAACACGATCACGCCGCAGATATTAAAGCCGGATATTATCGGGCCGGGTGTGAATATCTTGGCAGCTTGGTCTGAAGCAGTCGGGCCCACCGGACTTGAAGTAGACACTAGAAAGAGTCGGTTCAATATCATATCTG GCACGTCCATGTCCTGCCCGCACATCTCTGGCCTAGCAGCCCTGCTAAAGGCAGCGCATCCAAACTGGAGCCCGAGTGCCATCAAATCCGCCTTGATGACCACTGCCTACGTACTTGACACCACCAACTCCCCTCTTCGCGATGCAGCCGACTACTCACTCTCCACACCATTTGCTCATGGTTCCGGCCATGTCGACCCTCAGAGAGCCCTCAATCCTGGACTCGTATATGATGCCACCCCACAAGATTACATCACCTTTCTCTGCTCTCTGAACTACACACTTGGGATGATTGAAACCATCTCGAAACGTCCTAATGTCACTTGTGACAGGAGATTTCATGACCCTGGCCAGCTTAACTATCCGTCTTTCTCAGTGTTGTTTGGTAAGTCCAGGGTCGTGCCATACTCTCGGGAACTGACCAATGTTGGAGCAGCTGGGTCTGTCTACAATGTTTCTGTTGAAACTCCCGCAAACGTGGCGGTGATTGTTAAACCGTCCAGCCTTCTTTTCAAGATCGTGGGGGACAAAAGACGTTTCACAGCAACATTCGTTTTGAAGAAGGGCACGAATGGATCTTCAGGGAATGGGTTTGGGTCGATTACTTGGAGTAACGCTCAGCATCAAGTGAAGAGCCCGGTTTCGTTCTCGTGGGTCCGGGTCTGA